A region from the Arachis ipaensis cultivar K30076 chromosome B01, Araip1.1, whole genome shotgun sequence genome encodes:
- the LOC107605209 gene encoding 6-phosphofructo-2-kinase/fructose-2,6-bisphosphatase isoform X2 yields the protein MGSGASKEGEEGGATNPDGQDDTPDGQGHASAHHDGGQLYVSLKMDKNHTLTADLVPHVFGSVPLIGSWDPSKALSMERESVSMWELSFVVPPNHETLDFKFLLKPKYSNAPCFVEEGPSRQLIGGALKEDAKLALFRLENDEVLEYKVFVKADRVSPFDLAASWRAYQENFRPSSVRWMPDVSINSAPQPGGENCSSAGLDLDLEHYVVPAPSTSANSAFVYAANMTETPRSLTSGSYSFKDGGASADRPTTIKEMEVIVPDSSKAFPTSGMVESKSVGSYSPLQRQESQRGLFVDRGVGSPRLIKSSSSNIFTHDLNLDNDTKNSMPAAAGAVAAAAVADQMLGPKEDRHLAIILVGLPARGKTFTAAKLTRYLRWLGHNTKHFNVGKYRRLKHGANQSADFFAADNPEGVEARNEVAALAFEDMVSWMHEGGQVGIFDATNSNKRRRNMLMKLAEGRCKIIFLETICNDVSIIERNIRLKIQQSPDYAEEPDFQAGLQDFKNRLANYEKVYEPVEEGSYIKMIDMVSGHGGQIQVNNISGYLPGRIVFFLVNTHLTPRPILLTRHGESQDNVRGRIGGDAALSEAGELYKKKLANFVGKRLKSERAASIWTSTLQRTILTASPIVGFPKIQWRALDEINAGVCDGMTYEEIKKNMPEEYEYVADSSRKKDKLRYRYPRGESYLDVIQRLEPVIIELERQRAPVVVISHQAVLRALYAYFADRPLQEIPHIEVPLHTIIEIQMGVTGVQEKRYKLMD from the exons ATGGGAAGCGGTGCCTCCAAGGAAGGGGAAGAAGGAGGAGCGACCAACCCAGACGGCCAAGATGATACACCCGATGGCCAAGGACACGCCTCCGCTCATCACGACGGAGGCCAGCTCTACGTCTCACTTAAGATGGACAAGAACCACACCCTTACCGCCGACCTGGTTCCTCACGTGTTCGGCTCGGTTCCTCTCATCGGCTCTTGGGACCCTTCCAAGGCACTTTCCATGGAACGAGAATCTGTTTCAATGTGGGAGCTCAGCTTTGTTGTTCCACCTAATCACG AAACTTTGGACTTCAAGTTCCTGTTGAAGCCTAAGTACAGCAATGCGCCTTGTTTTGTTGAGGAGGGTCCAAGCCGCCAACTCATTGGGGGAGCGCTGAAAGAGGACGCCAAGCTTGCTTTGTTCAGGCTTGAAAATGATGAAGTTCTTGAGTATAAAGTATTTGTAAAAGCAGACAGGGTCTCTCCTTTTGACCTTGCAGCTAGCTGGAGGGCTTACCAGGAGAATTTTCGTCCGTCGTCTGTACGTTGGATGCCTGATGTCAGCATAAATTCGGCACCTCAGCCAGGTGGTGAG AATTGCTCTTCGGCCGGTTTGGACCTTGATCTTGAGCATTATGTTGTTCCGGCACCCTCAACTTCGGCAAATTCAGCCTTTGTATATGCAGCTAACATGACAGAGACTCCAAGGTCACTAACTAGTGGTTCATATTCCTTCAAGGATGGTGGTGCTTCTGCTGATCGCCCTACAACCATAAAG GAGATGGAGGTTATCGTGCCTGATTCTTCTAAGGCCTTTCCAACTTCTGGAATGGTTGAGTCCAAGTCAGTGGGATCGTATTCGCCTCTGCAAAGGCAAGAGAGTCAGAGGGGGCTTTTTGTTGATAGGGGTGTTGGATCCCCAAGACTCATAAAATCTTCTAGTTCTAAtatcttcactcatgatcttaaTTTAGATAATGATACCAAG AATTCAATGCCAGCCGCTGCTGGAGCTGTTGCAGCTGCGGCTGTTGCTGACCAGATGCTGGGTCCCAAGGAGGATAGACATTTGGCGATTATCCTG GTAGGCCTGCCAGCGCGAGGTAAAACATTCACTGCAGCTAAACTTACAAGATATCTTCGTTGGTTAGGTCATAATACCAAACACTTCAATGTTGGAAAG TATCGTCGCCTTAAGCATGGAGCTAATCAG TCCGCAGATTTCTTTGCAGCTGATAATCCTGAAGGTGTGGAAGCACGTAATGAG GTAGCAGCGCTGGCATTTGAAGATATGGTATCTTGGATGCACGAAGGTGGTCAG GTGGGGATATTTGATGCCACAAATAGTAACAAGAGGCGAAGAAACATGCTAATGAAATTAGCTGAAGGAAGATGCAAG ATTATCTTCCTGGAAACGATATGTAATGATGTAAGCATAATCGAAAGGAATATACGTCTTAAAATTCAGCAAAGTCCTGACTATGCAGAAGA GCCGGATTTTCAGGCTGGATTGCAAGACTTCAAAAACCGTCTGGCCAATTATGAGAAG GTTTATGAGCCAGTAGAAGAAGGATCTTACATAAAAATGATTGATATGGTCAGTGGACATGGTGGGCAAATACAA GTGAACAATATCAGTGGCTACCTTCCTGGCCGAATTGTCTTTTTCTTG GTAAATACACACCTTACACCTCGCCCAATATTACTTACTCGGCATGGAGAAAGTCAGGATAATGTAAGAGGCAGAATTGGAGGAGATGCCGCATTAAG TGAGGCTGGAGAACTTTATAAAAAGAAGCTTGCCAACTTTGTTGGAAAGCGTCTCAAATCAGAGCGGGCTGCTTCT ATATGGACCAGTACTCTACAGAGAACAATCCTGACAGCAAGTCCAATTGTTGGATTCCCCAAG ATACAATGGCGAGCACTTGATGAGATAAATGCCGGGGTGTGTGATGGTATGACATATgaagagataaagaaaaacaTGCCAGAGGAGTATGAGTATGTCGCAGACTC ATCTCGCAAGAAGGACAAGCTTAGGTATCGTTATCCTCGCGGAGAGTCTTATTTGGATGTCATTCAAAG GTTAGAACCTGTAATTATTGAGCTTGAGCGACAACGAGCACCAGTGGTTGTGATATCTCACCAG GCAGTTTTGAGGGCATTATATGCTTATTTTGCTGACAGGCCTTTGCAAGAAATTCCACATATAGAG GTGCCTCTTCATACAATAATAGAGATACAAATGGGAGTTACTGGTGTCCAAGAGAAAAGATACAAACTAATGGACTGA
- the LOC107605209 gene encoding 6-phosphofructo-2-kinase/fructose-2,6-bisphosphatase isoform X3, producing MGSGASKEGEEGGATNPDGQDDTPDGQGHASAHHDGGQLYVSLKMDKNHTLTADLVPHVFGSVPLIGSWDPSKALSMERESVSMWELSFVVPPNHETLDFKFLLKPKYSNAPCFVEEGPSRQLIGGALKEDAKLALFRLENDEVLEYKVFVKADRVSPFDLAASWRAYQENFRPSSVRWMPDVSINSAPQPGGENCSSAGLDLDLEHYVVPAPSTSANSAFVYAANMTETPRSLTSGSYSFKDGGASADRPTTIKEMEVIVPDSSKAFPTSGMVESKSVGSYSPLQRQESQRGLFVDRGVGSPRLIKSSSSNIFTHDLNLDNDTKNSMPAAAGAVAAAAVADQMLGPKEDRHLAIILVGLPARGKTFTAAKLTRYLRWLGHNTKHFNVGKYRRLKHGANQSADFFAADNPEGVEARNEVAALAFEDMVSWMHEGGQVGIFDATNSNKRRRNMLMKLAEGRCKIIFLETICNDVSIIERNIRLKIQQSPDYAEEPDFQAGLQDFKNRLANYEKVYEPVEEGSYIKMIDMVSGHGGQIQVNNISGYLPGRIVFFLVNTHLTPRPILLTRHGESQDNVRGRIGGDAALSEAGELYKKKLANFVGKRLKSERAASIWTSTLQRTILTASPIVGFPKIQWRALDEINAGVCDGMTYEEIKKNMPEEYDRSRKKDKLRYRYPRGESYLDVIQRLEPVIIELERQRAPVVVISHQAVLRALYAYFADRPLQEIPHIEVPLHTIIEIQMGVTGVQEKRYKLMD from the exons ATGGGAAGCGGTGCCTCCAAGGAAGGGGAAGAAGGAGGAGCGACCAACCCAGACGGCCAAGATGATACACCCGATGGCCAAGGACACGCCTCCGCTCATCACGACGGAGGCCAGCTCTACGTCTCACTTAAGATGGACAAGAACCACACCCTTACCGCCGACCTGGTTCCTCACGTGTTCGGCTCGGTTCCTCTCATCGGCTCTTGGGACCCTTCCAAGGCACTTTCCATGGAACGAGAATCTGTTTCAATGTGGGAGCTCAGCTTTGTTGTTCCACCTAATCACG AAACTTTGGACTTCAAGTTCCTGTTGAAGCCTAAGTACAGCAATGCGCCTTGTTTTGTTGAGGAGGGTCCAAGCCGCCAACTCATTGGGGGAGCGCTGAAAGAGGACGCCAAGCTTGCTTTGTTCAGGCTTGAAAATGATGAAGTTCTTGAGTATAAAGTATTTGTAAAAGCAGACAGGGTCTCTCCTTTTGACCTTGCAGCTAGCTGGAGGGCTTACCAGGAGAATTTTCGTCCGTCGTCTGTACGTTGGATGCCTGATGTCAGCATAAATTCGGCACCTCAGCCAGGTGGTGAG AATTGCTCTTCGGCCGGTTTGGACCTTGATCTTGAGCATTATGTTGTTCCGGCACCCTCAACTTCGGCAAATTCAGCCTTTGTATATGCAGCTAACATGACAGAGACTCCAAGGTCACTAACTAGTGGTTCATATTCCTTCAAGGATGGTGGTGCTTCTGCTGATCGCCCTACAACCATAAAG GAGATGGAGGTTATCGTGCCTGATTCTTCTAAGGCCTTTCCAACTTCTGGAATGGTTGAGTCCAAGTCAGTGGGATCGTATTCGCCTCTGCAAAGGCAAGAGAGTCAGAGGGGGCTTTTTGTTGATAGGGGTGTTGGATCCCCAAGACTCATAAAATCTTCTAGTTCTAAtatcttcactcatgatcttaaTTTAGATAATGATACCAAG AATTCAATGCCAGCCGCTGCTGGAGCTGTTGCAGCTGCGGCTGTTGCTGACCAGATGCTGGGTCCCAAGGAGGATAGACATTTGGCGATTATCCTG GTAGGCCTGCCAGCGCGAGGTAAAACATTCACTGCAGCTAAACTTACAAGATATCTTCGTTGGTTAGGTCATAATACCAAACACTTCAATGTTGGAAAG TATCGTCGCCTTAAGCATGGAGCTAATCAG TCCGCAGATTTCTTTGCAGCTGATAATCCTGAAGGTGTGGAAGCACGTAATGAG GTAGCAGCGCTGGCATTTGAAGATATGGTATCTTGGATGCACGAAGGTGGTCAG GTGGGGATATTTGATGCCACAAATAGTAACAAGAGGCGAAGAAACATGCTAATGAAATTAGCTGAAGGAAGATGCAAG ATTATCTTCCTGGAAACGATATGTAATGATGTAAGCATAATCGAAAGGAATATACGTCTTAAAATTCAGCAAAGTCCTGACTATGCAGAAGA GCCGGATTTTCAGGCTGGATTGCAAGACTTCAAAAACCGTCTGGCCAATTATGAGAAG GTTTATGAGCCAGTAGAAGAAGGATCTTACATAAAAATGATTGATATGGTCAGTGGACATGGTGGGCAAATACAA GTGAACAATATCAGTGGCTACCTTCCTGGCCGAATTGTCTTTTTCTTG GTAAATACACACCTTACACCTCGCCCAATATTACTTACTCGGCATGGAGAAAGTCAGGATAATGTAAGAGGCAGAATTGGAGGAGATGCCGCATTAAG TGAGGCTGGAGAACTTTATAAAAAGAAGCTTGCCAACTTTGTTGGAAAGCGTCTCAAATCAGAGCGGGCTGCTTCT ATATGGACCAGTACTCTACAGAGAACAATCCTGACAGCAAGTCCAATTGTTGGATTCCCCAAG ATACAATGGCGAGCACTTGATGAGATAAATGCCGGGGTGTGTGATGGTATGACATATgaagagataaagaaaaacaTGCCAGAGGAGTATGA CAGATCTCGCAAGAAGGACAAGCTTAGGTATCGTTATCCTCGCGGAGAGTCTTATTTGGATGTCATTCAAAG GTTAGAACCTGTAATTATTGAGCTTGAGCGACAACGAGCACCAGTGGTTGTGATATCTCACCAG GCAGTTTTGAGGGCATTATATGCTTATTTTGCTGACAGGCCTTTGCAAGAAATTCCACATATAGAG GTGCCTCTTCATACAATAATAGAGATACAAATGGGAGTTACTGGTGTCCAAGAGAAAAGATACAAACTAATGGACTGA
- the LOC107605209 gene encoding 6-phosphofructo-2-kinase/fructose-2,6-bisphosphatase isoform X4 encodes MGSGASKEGEEGGATNPDGQDDTPDGQGHASAHHDGGQLYVSLKMDKNHTLTADLVPHVFGSVPLIGSWDPSKALSMERESVSMWELSFVVPPNHETLDFKFLLKPKYSNAPCFVEEGPSRQLIGGALKEDAKLALFRLENDEVLEYKVFVKADRVSPFDLAASWRAYQENFRPSSVRWMPDVSINSAPQPGGENCSSAGLDLDLEHYVVPAPSTSANSAFVYAANMTETPRSLTSGSYSFKDGGASADRPTTIKEMEVIVPDSSKAFPTSGMVESKSVGSYSPLQRQESQRGLFVDRGVGSPRLIKSSSSNIFTHDLNLDNDTKNSMPAAAGAVAAAAVADQMLGPKEDRHLAIILVGLPARGKTFTAAKLTRYLRWLGHNTKHFNVGKYRRLKHGANQSADFFAADNPEGVEARNEVAALAFEDMVSWMHEGGQVGIFDATNSNKRRRNMLMKLAEGRCKIIFLETICNDVSIIERNIRLKIQQSPDYAEEPDFQAGLQDFKNRLANYEKVYEPVEEGSYIKMIDMVSGHGGQIQVNNISGYLPGRIVFFLVNTHLTPRPILLTRHGESQDNVRGRIGGDAALSEAGELYKKKLANFVGKRLKSERAASIWTSTLQRTILTASPIVGFPKIQWRALDEINAGVCDGMTYEEIKKNMPEEYESRKKDKLRYRYPRGESYLDVIQRLEPVIIELERQRAPVVVISHQAVLRALYAYFADRPLQEIPHIEVPLHTIIEIQMGVTGVQEKRYKLMD; translated from the exons ATGGGAAGCGGTGCCTCCAAGGAAGGGGAAGAAGGAGGAGCGACCAACCCAGACGGCCAAGATGATACACCCGATGGCCAAGGACACGCCTCCGCTCATCACGACGGAGGCCAGCTCTACGTCTCACTTAAGATGGACAAGAACCACACCCTTACCGCCGACCTGGTTCCTCACGTGTTCGGCTCGGTTCCTCTCATCGGCTCTTGGGACCCTTCCAAGGCACTTTCCATGGAACGAGAATCTGTTTCAATGTGGGAGCTCAGCTTTGTTGTTCCACCTAATCACG AAACTTTGGACTTCAAGTTCCTGTTGAAGCCTAAGTACAGCAATGCGCCTTGTTTTGTTGAGGAGGGTCCAAGCCGCCAACTCATTGGGGGAGCGCTGAAAGAGGACGCCAAGCTTGCTTTGTTCAGGCTTGAAAATGATGAAGTTCTTGAGTATAAAGTATTTGTAAAAGCAGACAGGGTCTCTCCTTTTGACCTTGCAGCTAGCTGGAGGGCTTACCAGGAGAATTTTCGTCCGTCGTCTGTACGTTGGATGCCTGATGTCAGCATAAATTCGGCACCTCAGCCAGGTGGTGAG AATTGCTCTTCGGCCGGTTTGGACCTTGATCTTGAGCATTATGTTGTTCCGGCACCCTCAACTTCGGCAAATTCAGCCTTTGTATATGCAGCTAACATGACAGAGACTCCAAGGTCACTAACTAGTGGTTCATATTCCTTCAAGGATGGTGGTGCTTCTGCTGATCGCCCTACAACCATAAAG GAGATGGAGGTTATCGTGCCTGATTCTTCTAAGGCCTTTCCAACTTCTGGAATGGTTGAGTCCAAGTCAGTGGGATCGTATTCGCCTCTGCAAAGGCAAGAGAGTCAGAGGGGGCTTTTTGTTGATAGGGGTGTTGGATCCCCAAGACTCATAAAATCTTCTAGTTCTAAtatcttcactcatgatcttaaTTTAGATAATGATACCAAG AATTCAATGCCAGCCGCTGCTGGAGCTGTTGCAGCTGCGGCTGTTGCTGACCAGATGCTGGGTCCCAAGGAGGATAGACATTTGGCGATTATCCTG GTAGGCCTGCCAGCGCGAGGTAAAACATTCACTGCAGCTAAACTTACAAGATATCTTCGTTGGTTAGGTCATAATACCAAACACTTCAATGTTGGAAAG TATCGTCGCCTTAAGCATGGAGCTAATCAG TCCGCAGATTTCTTTGCAGCTGATAATCCTGAAGGTGTGGAAGCACGTAATGAG GTAGCAGCGCTGGCATTTGAAGATATGGTATCTTGGATGCACGAAGGTGGTCAG GTGGGGATATTTGATGCCACAAATAGTAACAAGAGGCGAAGAAACATGCTAATGAAATTAGCTGAAGGAAGATGCAAG ATTATCTTCCTGGAAACGATATGTAATGATGTAAGCATAATCGAAAGGAATATACGTCTTAAAATTCAGCAAAGTCCTGACTATGCAGAAGA GCCGGATTTTCAGGCTGGATTGCAAGACTTCAAAAACCGTCTGGCCAATTATGAGAAG GTTTATGAGCCAGTAGAAGAAGGATCTTACATAAAAATGATTGATATGGTCAGTGGACATGGTGGGCAAATACAA GTGAACAATATCAGTGGCTACCTTCCTGGCCGAATTGTCTTTTTCTTG GTAAATACACACCTTACACCTCGCCCAATATTACTTACTCGGCATGGAGAAAGTCAGGATAATGTAAGAGGCAGAATTGGAGGAGATGCCGCATTAAG TGAGGCTGGAGAACTTTATAAAAAGAAGCTTGCCAACTTTGTTGGAAAGCGTCTCAAATCAGAGCGGGCTGCTTCT ATATGGACCAGTACTCTACAGAGAACAATCCTGACAGCAAGTCCAATTGTTGGATTCCCCAAG ATACAATGGCGAGCACTTGATGAGATAAATGCCGGGGTGTGTGATGGTATGACATATgaagagataaagaaaaacaTGCCAGAGGAGTATGA ATCTCGCAAGAAGGACAAGCTTAGGTATCGTTATCCTCGCGGAGAGTCTTATTTGGATGTCATTCAAAG GTTAGAACCTGTAATTATTGAGCTTGAGCGACAACGAGCACCAGTGGTTGTGATATCTCACCAG GCAGTTTTGAGGGCATTATATGCTTATTTTGCTGACAGGCCTTTGCAAGAAATTCCACATATAGAG GTGCCTCTTCATACAATAATAGAGATACAAATGGGAGTTACTGGTGTCCAAGAGAAAAGATACAAACTAATGGACTGA
- the LOC107605209 gene encoding 6-phosphofructo-2-kinase/fructose-2,6-bisphosphatase isoform X1, which produces MGSGASKEGEEGGATNPDGQDDTPDGQGHASAHHDGGQLYVSLKMDKNHTLTADLVPHVFGSVPLIGSWDPSKALSMERESVSMWELSFVVPPNHETLDFKFLLKPKYSNAPCFVEEGPSRQLIGGALKEDAKLALFRLENDEVLEYKVFVKADRVSPFDLAASWRAYQENFRPSSVRWMPDVSINSAPQPGGENCSSAGLDLDLEHYVVPAPSTSANSAFVYAANMTETPRSLTSGSYSFKDGGASADRPTTIKEMEVIVPDSSKAFPTSGMVESKSVGSYSPLQRQESQRGLFVDRGVGSPRLIKSSSSNIFTHDLNLDNDTKNSMPAAAGAVAAAAVADQMLGPKEDRHLAIILVGLPARGKTFTAAKLTRYLRWLGHNTKHFNVGKYRRLKHGANQSADFFAADNPEGVEARNEVAALAFEDMVSWMHEGGQVGIFDATNSNKRRRNMLMKLAEGRCKIIFLETICNDVSIIERNIRLKIQQSPDYAEEPDFQAGLQDFKNRLANYEKVYEPVEEGSYIKMIDMVSGHGGQIQVNNISGYLPGRIVFFLVNTHLTPRPILLTRHGESQDNVRGRIGGDAALSEAGELYKKKLANFVGKRLKSERAASIWTSTLQRTILTASPIVGFPKIQWRALDEINAGVCDGMTYEEIKKNMPEEYEYVADSRSRKKDKLRYRYPRGESYLDVIQRLEPVIIELERQRAPVVVISHQAVLRALYAYFADRPLQEIPHIEVPLHTIIEIQMGVTGVQEKRYKLMD; this is translated from the exons ATGGGAAGCGGTGCCTCCAAGGAAGGGGAAGAAGGAGGAGCGACCAACCCAGACGGCCAAGATGATACACCCGATGGCCAAGGACACGCCTCCGCTCATCACGACGGAGGCCAGCTCTACGTCTCACTTAAGATGGACAAGAACCACACCCTTACCGCCGACCTGGTTCCTCACGTGTTCGGCTCGGTTCCTCTCATCGGCTCTTGGGACCCTTCCAAGGCACTTTCCATGGAACGAGAATCTGTTTCAATGTGGGAGCTCAGCTTTGTTGTTCCACCTAATCACG AAACTTTGGACTTCAAGTTCCTGTTGAAGCCTAAGTACAGCAATGCGCCTTGTTTTGTTGAGGAGGGTCCAAGCCGCCAACTCATTGGGGGAGCGCTGAAAGAGGACGCCAAGCTTGCTTTGTTCAGGCTTGAAAATGATGAAGTTCTTGAGTATAAAGTATTTGTAAAAGCAGACAGGGTCTCTCCTTTTGACCTTGCAGCTAGCTGGAGGGCTTACCAGGAGAATTTTCGTCCGTCGTCTGTACGTTGGATGCCTGATGTCAGCATAAATTCGGCACCTCAGCCAGGTGGTGAG AATTGCTCTTCGGCCGGTTTGGACCTTGATCTTGAGCATTATGTTGTTCCGGCACCCTCAACTTCGGCAAATTCAGCCTTTGTATATGCAGCTAACATGACAGAGACTCCAAGGTCACTAACTAGTGGTTCATATTCCTTCAAGGATGGTGGTGCTTCTGCTGATCGCCCTACAACCATAAAG GAGATGGAGGTTATCGTGCCTGATTCTTCTAAGGCCTTTCCAACTTCTGGAATGGTTGAGTCCAAGTCAGTGGGATCGTATTCGCCTCTGCAAAGGCAAGAGAGTCAGAGGGGGCTTTTTGTTGATAGGGGTGTTGGATCCCCAAGACTCATAAAATCTTCTAGTTCTAAtatcttcactcatgatcttaaTTTAGATAATGATACCAAG AATTCAATGCCAGCCGCTGCTGGAGCTGTTGCAGCTGCGGCTGTTGCTGACCAGATGCTGGGTCCCAAGGAGGATAGACATTTGGCGATTATCCTG GTAGGCCTGCCAGCGCGAGGTAAAACATTCACTGCAGCTAAACTTACAAGATATCTTCGTTGGTTAGGTCATAATACCAAACACTTCAATGTTGGAAAG TATCGTCGCCTTAAGCATGGAGCTAATCAG TCCGCAGATTTCTTTGCAGCTGATAATCCTGAAGGTGTGGAAGCACGTAATGAG GTAGCAGCGCTGGCATTTGAAGATATGGTATCTTGGATGCACGAAGGTGGTCAG GTGGGGATATTTGATGCCACAAATAGTAACAAGAGGCGAAGAAACATGCTAATGAAATTAGCTGAAGGAAGATGCAAG ATTATCTTCCTGGAAACGATATGTAATGATGTAAGCATAATCGAAAGGAATATACGTCTTAAAATTCAGCAAAGTCCTGACTATGCAGAAGA GCCGGATTTTCAGGCTGGATTGCAAGACTTCAAAAACCGTCTGGCCAATTATGAGAAG GTTTATGAGCCAGTAGAAGAAGGATCTTACATAAAAATGATTGATATGGTCAGTGGACATGGTGGGCAAATACAA GTGAACAATATCAGTGGCTACCTTCCTGGCCGAATTGTCTTTTTCTTG GTAAATACACACCTTACACCTCGCCCAATATTACTTACTCGGCATGGAGAAAGTCAGGATAATGTAAGAGGCAGAATTGGAGGAGATGCCGCATTAAG TGAGGCTGGAGAACTTTATAAAAAGAAGCTTGCCAACTTTGTTGGAAAGCGTCTCAAATCAGAGCGGGCTGCTTCT ATATGGACCAGTACTCTACAGAGAACAATCCTGACAGCAAGTCCAATTGTTGGATTCCCCAAG ATACAATGGCGAGCACTTGATGAGATAAATGCCGGGGTGTGTGATGGTATGACATATgaagagataaagaaaaacaTGCCAGAGGAGTATGAGTATGTCGCAGACTC CAGATCTCGCAAGAAGGACAAGCTTAGGTATCGTTATCCTCGCGGAGAGTCTTATTTGGATGTCATTCAAAG GTTAGAACCTGTAATTATTGAGCTTGAGCGACAACGAGCACCAGTGGTTGTGATATCTCACCAG GCAGTTTTGAGGGCATTATATGCTTATTTTGCTGACAGGCCTTTGCAAGAAATTCCACATATAGAG GTGCCTCTTCATACAATAATAGAGATACAAATGGGAGTTACTGGTGTCCAAGAGAAAAGATACAAACTAATGGACTGA